In one Oryza glaberrima chromosome 2, OglaRS2, whole genome shotgun sequence genomic region, the following are encoded:
- the LOC127761878 gene encoding UDP-glycosyltransferase 72B1-like, whose product MDPSPRPSPHVVLVASPCAGHVMPMADLARRLVAFHGCAATLVTFSGLAASLDAHSAAVLASLPASSVAAVTLPEVTLDDVPADANFGTLIFELVRRSLPNLRQFLRSIGGGVTALVPDFFCGVVLDLAVELGVPGYVFVPSNTASLAFMRRFVEVHDGAAPGEYRDLPDPLRLAGDVTIRVADMPDGYLDRSNPVFWQLLEEVRRYRRADGFLVNSFAEMESTIVEEFKTAAEQGAFPPVYPVGPFVRPCSDEAGELACLEWLDRQPAGSVVFVSFGSAGMLSVEQTRELAAGLEMSGHGFLWVVRMPSHDGESYDFATDHRNDDEEDRDGGGHDDDPLAWLPDGFLERTSGRGLAVASWAPQVRVLSHPATAAFVSHCGWNSALESVSAGVPMVAWPLYAEQKVNAVILTEVAGVALRPAAARGGVDGVVTREEVAAAVEELMDPGEKGSAARRRAREMQAAAARARSPGGASHRELDEVAGKWKQTNRAPYE is encoded by the coding sequence ATGGATCCGTCACCTCGGCCGTCGCCGCACGTCGTCCTCGTAGCCAGCCCATGCGCCGGCCACGTCATGCCCATGGCCGACCTGGCGCGGCGCCTCGTCGCGTTCCACGGCTGCGCCGCCACGCTCGTCACGTTCTCCGGCCTCGCCGCGTCCCTGGACGCGCACTCCGCCGCGGTGCTCGCGTCCCTCCCGGcgtcctccgtcgccgccgtcaccctcCCGGAGGTCACGCTCGACGACGTCCCCGCCGACGCCAACTTCGGTACCCTGATCTTCGAGCTCGTCCGCCGCTCGCTGCCGAACCTCCGGCAGTTTCTGCGCTCCATCGGCGGTGGCGTCACGGCGCTAGTGCCGGACTTCTTCTGCGGCGTGGTGCTCGACCTCGCCGTGGAGCTCGGCGTCCCCGGCTACGTCTTCGTCCCCTCTAATACTGCGTCGTTGGCATTCATGCGCCGCTTCGTCGAGGTCCACGACGGCGCGGCCCCCGGCGAGTACCGTGACCTCCCGGACCCCCTCCGTCTCGCTGGGGACGTGACGATCCGCGTCGCCGACATGCCGGACGGATACCTCGACAGGTCCAACCCCGTGTTTTGGCAGCTCCTCGAAGAGGTGCGGCGATACCGGCGAGCAGATGGATTCTTGGTGAACAGCTTCGCCGAGATGGAGTCAACCATCGTGGAAGAATTCAAGACGGCGGCGGAGCAAGGCGCGTTCCCGCCGGTGTACCCGGTGGGGCCGTTCGTCCGGCCATGCTccgacgaggccggcgagtTGGCGTGCTTGGAGTGGCTGGATCGCCAGCCGGCAGGGTCGGTGGTGTTCGTCTCCTTCGGGAGCGCCGGCATGCTGTCCGTTGAGCAGacgcgcgagctcgccgccgggctGGAGATGAGCGGCCACGGATTCCTCTGGGTCGTGCGCATGCCGAGCCACGACGGCGAGTCCTACGACTTCGCAACGGACCACcgcaacgacgacgaggaagaccgcgacggcggcggccatgacgaCGACCCGCTGGCGTGGCTTCCCGACGGGTTCTTGGAGAGGACGAGCGGCCGgggcctcgccgtcgcgtcgtggGCGCCGCAGGTGCGCGTGCTGTCGcacccggcgacggcggcgttcgtgtcgcactgcgggtggaactcggcGCTGGAGAGCGTGTCCGCCGGCGTGCCGATGGTGGCGTGGCCGCTGTACGCGGAGCAGAAGGTGAACGCGGTCATCCTGACGGAGGTGGCCGGGGTTGCGCtacgcccggcggcggcgcgcggcggcgtcgacggggtGGTGACACGAGAGgaggtcgcggcggcggtggaggagctcaTGGATCCAGGCGAGAAGGGGAGCGCTGCGCGTCGCCGGGCGAGGGagatgcaggcggcggcggcgagggcgcggtcACCAGGCGGGGCGTCGCACCGCGAGCTCGACGAGGTGGCCGGCAAGTGGAAGCAGACAAACCGTGCTCCATACGAATAA